A window of Candidatus Palauibacter scopulicola contains these coding sequences:
- a CDS encoding lipocalin-like domain-containing protein → MSATHPPVRRICCAPTLTLTLALALAAGCAPEPAADADNPFVGAWSLASWESRTAAGEVTLPYDGNPAGQIAYTADGRMSAQLMQVGRELPAAAEATGQEMRDAILGGFFSYYGDYTVDMEAGVVTHHVEGALLPSWVGSDRPRAFTFDGPDRLILSTEPDPARGGGAVGTLVWERVRGQR, encoded by the coding sequence ATGTCTGCGACCCATCCCCCGGTGCGCCGCATCTGCTGCGCCCCGACCTTGACGCTGACCTTGGCCTTGGCTTTAGCCGCGGGTTGTGCCCCGGAACCCGCCGCCGACGCGGACAACCCCTTCGTCGGGGCGTGGTCGCTCGCCTCGTGGGAGAGCCGCACCGCCGCCGGCGAGGTGACGCTTCCCTACGACGGAAATCCCGCCGGGCAGATCGCCTACACGGCCGATGGCCGCATGTCCGCGCAGTTGATGCAGGTGGGGCGGGAACTCCCCGCTGCCGCGGAAGCCACCGGACAGGAGATGCGCGACGCGATCCTGGGCGGCTTCTTCTCCTACTATGGGGACTACACCGTCGACATGGAGGCGGGTGTCGTCACGCACCATGTGGAGGGCGCGCTGCTGCCGAGCTGGGTCGGCTCGGACCGGCCCCGCGCGTTCACCTTCGACGGGCCGGACCGGTTGATTCTGAGCACCGAACCGGACCCCGCGCGCGGCGGAGGCGCGGTGGGAACGCTCGTCTGGGAGAGAGTTCGAGGACAACGATGA
- a CDS encoding amidohydrolase: MKKWLIAAVALTAACGGSGPDEPADLVLINGDVYTLDEARPEAEAIAVRGERIAVVGSNAEAEALVGPDTRVIDLDGAFVSPGFNDGHVHVESTGALIVGVNLLEVHEPEGFREEIARAAERLAPGSWITRGDWGAYEEWEVGSTGREGEEGAAEAGAEAAAASAGGPFTPHRDLIDDVTPNHPVLVNRFDRFVYLANSLALDMAGITDATPSPPGGMIAKDADGRVTGILTGSAVNLVRAAITPKSFEQRLTEVRAVLREAREGGVTTIQDITTSEQFRAYQELHARGELTARINIRPSLDNVTHTGGLGITRGFGDDWLRFIGYKAWVDGIMGGSSAMFYEQYDHAPGNFGIVRQIMLPEGIDGLALSLTRGQNYAEFPQGNLQRLMEEAVPTGLPPHIHAIGDKAVKILLDLFEAVLSEHDMIEVDHRWRMIHAQVVEEADFHRFGELNLVAEVNPYHISDDMRWMEERIGGRSRGAYAFRSLKDAGAVLVFGSDSPGTNAARYFLHPRYGLYAAVSRQTLSGEPPEGWFPEQRLTIEEAIEAYTLNPAWASFEEDIKGTLTPGKLADIAVFDVDLVDAGRNDPARLLEAEALYTIVGGRVVHERM; the protein is encoded by the coding sequence ATGAAGAAATGGCTGATCGCGGCCGTCGCGTTGACAGCGGCGTGCGGAGGAAGCGGTCCGGACGAGCCGGCGGATCTCGTCCTCATCAACGGAGACGTGTACACACTCGACGAGGCGCGGCCGGAGGCCGAGGCGATCGCGGTCCGTGGCGAGCGCATCGCCGTCGTCGGGTCGAACGCGGAGGCCGAGGCGCTGGTGGGACCGGACACGCGCGTCATCGACCTGGATGGCGCCTTCGTCTCGCCCGGCTTCAACGACGGCCACGTGCACGTCGAGAGCACCGGGGCGCTGATCGTGGGCGTGAACCTGCTCGAGGTGCACGAGCCGGAGGGCTTCCGCGAGGAGATCGCGCGCGCGGCCGAGCGCCTGGCGCCCGGAAGCTGGATCACGCGCGGCGACTGGGGCGCCTACGAGGAGTGGGAGGTCGGATCGACCGGCCGCGAAGGGGAGGAGGGCGCCGCGGAGGCCGGCGCGGAGGCCGCCGCTGCGAGTGCCGGCGGGCCGTTCACGCCGCACCGCGACCTCATCGACGACGTGACCCCGAATCACCCCGTCCTCGTGAACCGCTTCGACCGTTTCGTCTACCTCGCGAACAGCCTCGCGCTCGACATGGCGGGCATCACCGACGCCACGCCGTCGCCGCCCGGCGGCATGATCGCGAAGGACGCGGACGGCCGGGTCACGGGCATCCTCACGGGCTCGGCCGTCAACCTCGTCCGGGCCGCCATCACGCCGAAGTCGTTCGAGCAGCGCCTCACCGAGGTCCGCGCCGTGCTCCGGGAGGCCCGCGAGGGCGGCGTCACGACGATCCAGGACATCACCACCTCCGAGCAGTTCCGCGCCTACCAGGAACTGCACGCCCGCGGCGAGCTGACCGCCCGCATCAACATCCGCCCCTCGCTCGACAACGTGACCCACACTGGCGGGCTCGGGATCACCCGCGGCTTCGGCGACGACTGGCTCCGCTTCATCGGCTACAAGGCCTGGGTCGACGGGATCATGGGCGGCTCCAGCGCGATGTTCTACGAGCAGTACGACCACGCGCCGGGGAACTTCGGGATCGTGCGCCAGATCATGCTTCCCGAGGGAATCGACGGCCTCGCCCTCTCCCTCACCCGCGGCCAGAACTATGCCGAGTTCCCGCAGGGGAACCTCCAGCGGCTCATGGAGGAGGCGGTGCCCACCGGCCTCCCGCCCCACATCCACGCCATCGGCGACAAGGCGGTGAAGATCCTGCTCGACCTGTTTGAGGCCGTGTTGAGCGAGCACGACATGATCGAAGTGGATCACCGGTGGCGGATGATCCACGCACAGGTGGTGGAGGAGGCGGACTTCCACCGTTTCGGCGAACTCAACCTCGTGGCGGAGGTGAACCCGTACCACATCTCCGACGACATGCGGTGGATGGAGGAGCGGATCGGCGGACGATCCCGCGGCGCCTACGCGTTCCGGTCGCTGAAGGACGCGGGGGCGGTGCTCGTGTTCGGGAGCGACAGTCCCGGGACGAACGCGGCCCGCTACTTCCTCCATCCGAGGTACGGACTGTACGCGGCCGTGAGCCGGCAGACGCTCAGCGGCGAGCCGCCCGAGGGCTGGTTCCCGGAGCAGCGGCTCACGATCGAGGAGGCGATCGAGGCCTACACCCTGAACCCGGCCTGGGCCTCGTTCGAGGAGGACATCAAGGGCACGCTGACACCCGGCAAGCTGGCGGACATCGCCGTGTTCGACGTGGACCTGGTCGACGCCGGCCGCAACGATCCCGCGCGCCTGCTCGAGGCCGAGGCCCTGTACACGATCGTCGGCGGCCGCGTCGTCCACGAACGCATGTGA
- a CDS encoding type II toxin-antitoxin system VapB family antitoxin — protein MRRRGAVRKTSVEIDDGLIEQVRILLGTSSIKETIDSALREVLRREARRQEIEALATMDGLELSNEKVMAGAWRS, from the coding sequence GTGAGAAGAAGGGGCGCAGTGAGAAAAACCAGCGTGGAAATCGACGACGGGCTCATCGAACAGGTGCGAATCCTCCTCGGGACGTCCTCCATCAAGGAGACGATCGACTCCGCGTTGCGCGAAGTCCTGCGGCGGGAGGCGCGACGCCAGGAGATCGAGGCCCTGGCGACGATGGACGGGCTCGAACTGTCGAACGAGAAGGTTATGGCCGGCGCCTGGCGTTCCTGA